The following coding sequences are from one Delphinus delphis chromosome 19, mDelDel1.2, whole genome shotgun sequence window:
- the LOC132415296 gene encoding keratin, type I cytoskeletal 14-like has protein sequence MTSRQGTSSSSMKGSYVISGGSSCGSSARAGGSFRAPSAYGGLSSSRYSSGGVCGVGGGYGGNYSSSSSFGGAMGSGFGGGYGGGAGGGYGGGFVGGSGGGVCGGFGGGDGLLVASEKVTMQNLNDRLASYLDKVRALEEANTDLEVKIRDWYQKQRPTEIRDYSAYFRTIEDLRNKILAATVDNANIVLQIDNARLAADDFRTKYETELNLRLSVEADINGLRRVLDELTLARADLEMQIESLKEELAYLRKNHEEEMANLRGQVGGDINVEMDAVPGVDLSRVLNEMREQYEKMAEKNRKDAEDWFFSKTEELNREVASSSEMVQSSKSEISELRRTMQNLEIELQSHLSMKSSLENSLEETKNRYCLQLSQIQGLICNVEEQLAQLRCEMEQQSQEYKILLDVKTRLEQEIATYRRLLEGEDARFPTSQFSSGSQSSRDVTSSSRQIRTKVLDVQDGKLVSSHEQIVRTKN, from the exons ATGACCAGCCGCCAGGGCACATCTTCCAGCTCTATGAAGGGCTCCTATGTCATCAGCGGTGGCTCCAGCTGCGGGTCTTCCGCCAGGGCCGGAGGCTCCTTCCGGGCCCCCAGCGCCTACGGGGGCCTGTCCTCCTCCCGCTACTCCTCCGGGGGTgtctgtggggtggggggcggctaTGGTGGCAactacagcagcagcagcagcttcgGTGGGGCCATGGGTAGCGGCTTCGGTGGAGGATACGGCGGTGGGGCTGGTGGCGGCTACGGTGGTGGCTTCGTTGGTGGCTCAGGTGGTGGCGTGTGTGGCGGCTTTGGCGGTGGTGATGGGCTCCTGGTGGCCAGTGAGAAGGTGACCATGCAGAACCTCAACGACCGCCTGGCCTCCTACCTGGACAAGGTACGCGCCCTGGAGGAGGCCAACACTGACCTGGAGGTGAAGATCCGCGACTGGTACCAGAAGCAACGGCCCACTGAGATCAGGGACTACAGCGCCTACTTCAGGACCATCGAGGACCTGAGGAACAAG ATCCTTGCGGCCACTGTGGACAATGCTAACATCGTGTTGCAGATTGACAATGCCCGCCTGGCCGCTGATGACTTCCGCACCAA GTACGAGACGGAGCTGAACTTGCGCTTGAGTGTGGAGGCCGACATCAACGGCCTCCGCAGGGTGCTGGATGAGCTGACCCTGGCCAGAGCTGACCTGGAGATGCAGATCGAGAGCCTGAAGGAGGAGCTGGCCTACCTCCGGAAGAACCACGAGGAG GAAATGGCTAACCTGCGAGGCCAGGTGGGCGGGGATATCAACGTGGAGATGGATGCCGTCCCCGGCGTGGACCTGAGCCGCGTCCTGAACGAGATGCGCGAACAGTACGAGAAGATGGCGGAGAAGAACCGCAAGGACGCCGAGGACTGGTTCTTCAGCAAG aCAGAGGAACTGAACCGCGAGGTGGCCAGCAGCAGCGAGATGGTGCAGAGCAGCAAGAGCGAGATCTCAGAGCTCCGGCGCACCATGCAGAACCTGGAGATCGAGCTGCAGTCCCATCTCAGCATG AAATCATCCCTGGAGAACAGCCTGGAGGAAACCAAAAACCGCTACTGCCTGCAGCTGTCCCAGATCCAGGGGCTCATCTGCAACGTGGAGGAGCAGCTGGCCCAGCTGCGCTGCGAGAtggagcagcagagccaggagtaCAAGATCCTTCTGGACGTGAAGACGCGGCTGGAGCAGGAGATCGCCACCTACCGCCGCCTGCTGGAGGGCGAGGATGCCCG cttccccacctcccagtTCTCCTCTGGCTCTCAGTCATCCAGAGATG tGACCTCCTCCAGTCGTCAGATTCGCACCAAAGTCTTGGATGTGCAGGATGGCAAGTTGGTGTCCTCCCACGAGCAGATCGTTCGCACCAAGAACTAA